From the genome of Solanum lycopersicum chromosome 7, SLM_r2.1:
caataagaaatagaatTAGAGTTCATTAAGGATATTAAAGTCATCAATATTTAAAGGATATTTTCATATGTCCAATAAGAAATAGGATTAGAGCTTATTTAAGGTTATAAAAGTCATACAATATTTAAAGGATATTTTGATCAACCaacttatattaatatttttattatatagatatagataagGTCTAATTAGTTGTTTGGACGATTTTCcataattgatattattttgtctcaatttatgtagcattatttgatttgatataaaatttcataaataaataatttaaaaaaaaatttaagatctTAAACACTCTTTAACTATTTgtgtatttattattaaagagaaaaggaaatttaaaattaaattatatctatttatataaaaaagagacatttttaaacaaaaaaatattttaaaaaatgtcttACATAATTGAAAAGGAGGGAGTAGGTGATAAATAAGTTAAATGAATCGAAGGATACAAATTAAATGGCTAGTTAACTAGTCATCCAAAAGTTGTACTCCACTTAGTTTAAATAAGAATAActtagttttcttttatcaataatttaaaaaaaattattcttttatagtaatgttttcattttaattttttatatgatacatttataatgacaaaattgaattttttgatatatttagctaaattttaatttatgagcacaaaaactttttttttttggctaaaaAAATGCTCTATCAAAACAatctacattatttttttaaaaaaatagtggcCTTATTAGTCATTCACCAAGTGGGTCCCACCTCAGATCACACTGCTAACGTATATACCAAATCAAGAACATGCATGGGCTTTAAACACTTTAGAAAAGCACCATTTCCTTCCTTTATATAACTTTTGGCATTAACTTATAATTCTCTCGGTTTTAAAAAGAGTGATATGATTCaatttaataaagaatttaaaaaaatataacatattaattttaaattttatggtcttaaattaaatttatgttaattgttttgaatatttcacatggaaaattaaaattaaaatactactaAAAAACATTATTCTTTTAAACGAATAAAGTacgaaaaaagaaaggaaaagaatAATGTTGAAAAAGAGGTGAGACATGAAGTAAAGCTAACAAAGTATTTATTCAAAGTTGGTTTGTACTTTGTAGCTATAAGAATTAATAGGGCAGCCTGGCAAGCATTGCTAAGATTTCCGCGTTTTTTGGATATGTGGAAATACGCGGAATAGACTACATATGTGGAAACCTTCAAAAGTATGTTTGTAagggtaatatttttttttttaattttcggAGTTTTTTGATAGagtgtattaaaatatatatgttgaattgaatatattagtaatgtttatgcattacaataaaattattatttaacggtaataaatatacatattaataaagaATGTTAAAGTCGTTAtcgatattaattaattattattggattcaatgtcgctaaaggcgTTAAAAGATATACAAATAGTGCTAAATGCCGTTAAAACTATATATTCAATGATAATTAAGCTATTGTCGttaaagattatttttgatatagtaatgatagtatatttatattaattgtacTCATACTATTCATATGTCGTGTTTGATTTgatgtaataaaaataacatgcaTGCAttggataattttttattttttatttttttttacaaaattagcaTTCATATATGGTGAAAATGATTCAAGACTGCCAAAGTTATTTCACAAGAAACatactaacaccttcaaagaaCTAGTCTAAATAAGTACAACAACAACtaagaaatacaatttatacGAGAGAATAAGGAAACGAGACATGGAAATTGTTTGAGATCATTGTCTTTAGAACTTATTAAGTATTATTAATTCTACAGCCAGACTATGTCAAgtgatatattaaaattaatattaatacaaataacACATGCTGATAAGCATCATTGGAATACCTGAACCAACACATAATAAAAAGTAACACTACCCTTACTTCTCTGTTCCCTTACTTCTACCCTCTCCACGTAAAAACTACGACTAAGCACCTCAAATATGCCACTCTAACGCTTCCCCAAGCCTACATGTTATGCTACTAATTTTCGAAAATTCTAAAGCtttccaagaaaatatttagtttatCTTTTAGAACTTTCTTCTAGTCTAGAGAATTTCAAGGCATTCTACGACTTTCCAAAGCCTTTTCAAGTATCTAAGGGCTTCTAAAGTTCTCTATAGACTATTTTGCCCTCATCCGAATGTAAAATTTATCAGACAAAGTGACGGGACGTGACACCTACCTTCACACCTGACAAAGTGACGGGACGTGACATCTACCTTCACACCCCCCTCATTCATAACCCAAATCAATATTTatagattatatataaatatttttaaaataatatttttttaatttatatctttttatttttcaaaaacacatttttaagCACATGATACACCCTAATTGTCGAAACATTAAGGGGACGTACAAATGGAAGGCAGTGGTTACGTTTCAGCATCAAATGAAAGTTGTCCTACCACCGTCCTAAAATATCATCTAAGGTGCAATGTCACCGACACCCTTCGCCCCTGTGTTCTTTGacacatttattaatttttattaattgacgTTTCATATTATActctgaaaaaataatttacgaaataaataattaatgtaaagAATATGTAaaccatgaatttttttaaaaaatgtagtaaaataactttttttttatatattataaatgacaaataaaataaacacagAAAGAGTCTCAATTGATGTTACACATTTTTTAGACtgtattactttttataattgaaaacaATTAACTTTAAGTTTTTTAACTTTACTCTTAGTTACATGATTTATATCCATGCGAATAATTATGGAATGTTTTAAGCCATACATTTCAAAAAGCTTATTTtcttacttaaattttatttcaatatattcAACAGTTATTCATTATTGACATACaccttaagaaataataaataatagcataaatattactatattaACCTTTTGAATGTATTAAATTTAAGGTTTTAGTGAACGTATTAGATACTAACTAGTAATTAATAACGAGGTAAAATAGAtagaaaatgataaattaattcttgattttttaaactGGACAAACATTATTGACAAcgtactatttttaatataatgaacaaataaatattacaaaacattcttccttttaaaaaaaagaatttttcgtTGATAGCCAGTGACGTTCGAACCCACAATACGATTGTGAAATCATTTTCACCGCGCTCTTTAAATACTGAGCTGTCAATCAATTATTGTGGTAGGTTCACAAGttaattaatatgtatatatatttgcttaattttctaatacaaatataaaactatacaaaataattaaattcctTCAAACCCATAAATCTATACCTAACTCCTCGAGATAAAAAGGAATTGATGAAATATACTAATAGGTCAACACAAGAGGTGAGTGTCTTAAACCCATGCATGTTCCCttctacttatatatatatatctcttcCATCAGCCCCCAATCTTCATCAATGCTCTCACCTGCCCCCTAACCACAACAATAAATTTTCCACTTCCCCCctttctatatatttattaattaattcattattatcaaccaaataatttttatcCATAAGTCTCACTAGCCAAAATTAAACTACATGCATATGCATGctcattattaaaaattaattaagtgtaGGACTTTAATGATTATGGGTAATTTATTCTGTAAAGTACTGATTTTGGTACTTTTATGTCTAACTACTACTTGTCCTTTGATAAGCTATGCTGTTgatgacaatttttttcaatcagAATGTTTGCAAGTGCCAACATCTGAGTTTTTGGGTTCTGTTAAGTCTACCATCAACATTGTTCGTGAAGTCACTTCTTTAGTGTCAAAATTTGCTAGCTTTTTTGGCGATTTTCGACTTTCGAATGCCATTTCTGATTGTCTTGATCTCTTGGATCTCTCAGCAGATGAACTTACTTGGACTCTTACTGCTACTCAGAATCCCAAAGGTAtctatttatctatctatattaCTTGAGtattaagtattttttcgtTCTTAATCAAAGATTTCATCCTTAATGTGAGACTTTTaatagaaatataaatttaatagaCTTCAATATGAATATTAGATACGAGCATctttaatttgttcattttttatgagTGTTATGCACTTTAGGAAAAGGTTAATGCACTTAATTTTTTGTGCTCTTTTTGAGATGCTTGctttaaaactttaatttgCAATTAGGTGTCTGTCTTTGTTACTTTTATCTTTTTGGCCTGTTTTACGCTTTATTGGAGTACTACAAGTTTACTACTCCTTCTATTCACGGTTACttgttaaattttgaattgacatgtctattataaaataataatattattttatttttattaataaatagaaTTTCAGACTAATTTATTCATtgtgttttttaaaaacatactcaACGTTAATAAGTTGAgaatataatagaaaaagatattatttttctcttatttgtAAAAATTACAACTGAAAAAGTgaaactataaaatatttaacaaataaataaaagaccGAGGGAGTACTACTTTTGACTGTTTTGAGTTGGGACTTGGAACCTCCCACGTATAAAAAGTTTTTAGCTCCAATCCTCATTTTTATGCTCTTTTGAATTAGTTCTGCTCATATTAGGGCATCTTTTTAAGTTCTATTATAAGTTATATTATCATCGCTTCTTTTTATGAACCTTATGTTTGAAAATCGCCTAATAAAAGATGTTTATATCgagtatttatgtaatttaggATGAGTAGGAAATTGTTTTagtcaaacaaaatataaatagaaaaagcTGAAATCAGAGGCATGTGGGCGGGGAGGAACTAGTAAGGGCCCGCTGGGGTTCATGAGTGACTAGAAATCAACAAAAACTAGgatatgattaataatatatCTATGAGTAAAAGTGCCCTTGTATACTGATACAAACTAGAGGAACTACCTTACCTGCCAGACTAAGTTTTGGATTCAATTAAAGCCAAGACTAAGGTTTGGATTCAATGAAAGCCATACTGTACtcaaaatatatactttttagcTGAATATCATCTTCCCAATGAGTAATCCAAACACAAAATTTGCAATCATGATAAATCAGTGGAACATATAATAAGTCATCTTGCATAGTAATCCACATATCATAAGTCATGGTGTAGTAACCAAAAATCATTTCACAATcgtcatatcataataattaataggggCAACTAAAGAAAATCAATATTCAGTTGAAATTCTTGTTTAAAGTCGTttgtaaaattaggtcttaggcctaactcacaccccaaaagctagctcaaagggaggaggattgtccaagccttataaggagtccacccatctgaTTAATCatcgatgtgggacttttgtcattatttaacaccccacctcacgcccagtgcttagcatctggtgcgtgaacaattttaattttggcGACCCCAACATCGGGTAAGACGGGCcctgctttgataccatgtgaaaCTAGGTCTtcggcctaactcacaccccaaaagctagctcaaagggaggaggattgcccaagccttataaggagtccacccatctcattaatcaccgatgtgagacttttgtcattatTTAACATCGTTAAGTCATGTTTTAAATCATTGGCCAATTCATTGagaaaaatttatgttaaaatcaCCACTTTAAAATTAAGTCTAATAGTCCCAATTGAGGAAAACAAAAATAGTTGAATAATATTCTTGtcctaaaagaaataaaaatgatatttttagatAATTTCTTATGAAAATTTATCCAGTTTAATTATTGTATAGATCGTACCAAATGCTACCAATTTGCccaaaagaatatatatatatgtgtatatacacacatcattttcaaatttgttGGGTTCAtctttagaataaaaaaaatgtcaaagcaTGATTAACTACCTAACCTATTGTAGTAGTAGATGTGTGTCATTTCATGGGATATCTCAATTTTTACTCGCAAAAGTAAAAATGTAAATTAAACCTTTTTTCCtactaattacttattttcaaaacataaagATTAGTATATTTTTAACAACACTTGTGGTACGATGGGACAGGAAAAAACAACAGTACAGGTAATCTAAGTGCAGATTTGAAGAATTATTTAAGCGGAGCATTAATTAATCAAGATACATGCATCGAAGGATTCGAGGGTACAAATGGACTAGTCAAGAATTTGGTTGCGGGTAATCTCAACCAAGTCTCATCATTAGTCCGCAACATTCTTCTTATGGTCCGACCCGTCTCTAGGAAAAACGTCTTCCCCTCTGAGGCCAATGCCAAACGTGGGAAGCCGTGGCAATTCTCCCGAGAAAGAAAATTAACGtcaaatgaagaagatcacAACTTATTCCCTTCGTGGATTAAACGAAAAGATAGAAGGTTATTGCAAGCATCAAATTCGACTAAAGGAGTAATTACAGACGTTGTAGTAGCTCTTGACGGAACTGGTAATTTTACCCGAATTAAAGATGCAATAGACGCAGCACCACAATTGAGTACAAAAAGATTTGTGATATATATTAAGAAGGGAATTTATAAAGAGTATGTGGAGATTAGCAAGAAAAAATGGAATATTATGATGATTGGTGATGGAATTGATGTTACTATTATTTCTGGGaatagaaattttattgatGGATGGACCACTTATAGATCTGCAACCTTTGGTaagttttcattttcatttattgtcatattattattattatcataattcacGTGGAGTTATGTActcaatatttcaaaaatccccccacttttatttaatatttgataggacgcatgataataataatatttataaaaatatcactGTTTATTCTGCTTTTTTAAACATGGCCCATAAAGGTATGTCTGCAAATTTGttactttttcaattttaaaaaataaataatgtaatatattataataaattctttatttaaactttttaatatcatacatttaatatcataaaattgatgactattttgttatattttaaatatttttaataattaaaattaattatttttactatacaTTTAGTCAAAATAAAAGCTTGAGTTGATGTTACAACTAAAAAAACGAAATTATTCATCTGAAATTTTTAAAGTTGGTCTTGTTCTTGTGTTTGatcataacttttaaaaataatatttagaatttaaattattatttaaaatatataaatattacttaaacttgaaatataatttaaataagggtatattatgatttttttaggatttattaaaaacaaaataaatctaaaaaaaaaaaaaagtgaagacaGGGGTTTTGGTTGTATCAGAATTTggtgaaataatttttagtcaaaaaaagaaagaaagataaaaataacataaactaattcataaatttaatcTTTACATTGTTATTATATATCTAACTCTTACCcactattattactataataagacaaatgcaaatttcaaaaatgattttattcatcCAAAGTTACGTACCTAATTAAAATGTCGGTGTTCCTTTTTATCATATGCATATATGTCCTTTTTTTAAGTCAACGAGTTTGAGTTTggatttttttaagtaaaaattataatacaaaaattgttaaataacaaaatatatttactatGTCTTTAGTCAAATTTTTGATTCCGTTACTGAACGCAATGCAGCGGTAAAAGGTCAAGGATTTATAGCCCGAGACATAACATTTGAGAACACATCAGGACCCGAAAAGCACCAAGCAGTAGCATTTCGTTCCGACTCAGATTTATCGGTCTTGTTCCGATGCGCGGTGAGGGGTTACCAAGACACTCTCTACGCCCACTCAATGCGTCAATTCTACAGAGACTGTACAATTACTGGCACAGTCGATTTCATTTTTGGAGACGGTACAGCTATTTTTCAAAACTGTCAAATATTAGCACGAAAAGGATTGTCACAACAGAAAAACACAATCACAGCACAAGGTCGAAAAGAAATTGCTGAAACAACAGGTTTCACGATTCAATTTTGTAACATATCTGGTGAACCGGATCTATTAACTTCACTCAATTCTACGTATACGTATCTTGGAAGACCATGGAAGACGTATTCGCGAACAGTGATCATGCAATCGTACATGAGTAATGTAATTAGACCTCAAGGTTGGTTAGAATGGAACGGAAATACATCACTTGACACATTGTATTACGCAGAGTACCAAAATTATGGGCCTGGCGCCGGTTTGGGCGGTAGAGTTAATTGGCCTGGTTTTCATCTGCTCAATGATTCATCACAGGCTAGTAATTTTACCGTTGCTCAGTTCCTTTTGGGGAACTCATGGTTACCTCCTACGGGAGTTAAGTATACCGCTGGTCTAGCAGTTTAAAGTTACTGATATCTATGGACATGtaacatcatttttttttcttggatgCATTGGGcgatttttctttctatttctatCGTTTTTACTGGTACGTCTATATAGATCAAGTATAAAATACACGTTTAATGCGTGATTAATTAAGATATTCGGACACTCTGGATGAACTATGTATTATGAGACTtaataacttttgaattttgtgcAGAGTTTTCATCTGAAATGATTAATTCGTATAGTTGGACCTGATTTCAtcactttgaattttttttaagagaCGATTATATATTCTAAACAAAATGTTACTccgttttaatttttctttttggtttaaACTTGACGGAGAGTTGTACTCCCTTAATTTGTGCTATGCAATAATATGTCTATTCTCCATTGACACAAACAAGTTTTTGCATAtcagaatttttaaaatagcAAAAGCCCATTCTCTCTAGGTAGAAAAACAACGATAAACCTGATAGAGTAATCACTGTTTTTAGCTGTTAGGATTTATATTTCTATGCTCATTCATGTAACATCCATTCCTAAGCTATAAAGGAATTAGATGCGTGTCAAGCTGTTCTTGTGTGTCATTCCAAAATTTAGCTAGAGTTACCTATGTTTGCATCGTAAAATTTATATCCGTTAGAGTTAGCAAGTGTAGTGGGCTAACATATGTGTTAATTAGTTCTTGTTTGGTAACAGATTTGTTACAACAAGGGAGAAAGGAATTGTAAGATAATTCCTGGATTATTGGAGTCTGTAATCTAAATCTTACCTCTATGTTGAGTGAGATGAAGTTGAGCTGAAAATTCTGTGAGAACATATTGTGATTCTCTCATTCTTTAAGCAAGGAGATTTTTTACCTAAAAAtctttgtttttgatttttgtttcGCATCGTTATTTTGTCAAGGGACCTAATATAATAAATGCTAGTGAATGCATATAATCTATCTGTAAgcttatatatttatttctggctttaatttattatataattctaATACACacatacaaatttttttaatttatataatagatAAAGATTTAATGAGTTTCCATTCCATCATCCAccaaataaaattgattgaaatCAATGTTTAACGcgttttctaaaaaataataaagccAATCAACGATAATTCACGTGG
Proteins encoded in this window:
- the LOC101261426 gene encoding pectinesterase/pectinesterase inhibitor PPE8B — translated: MIMGNLFCKVLILVLLCLTTTCPLISYAVDDNFFQSECLQVPTSEFLGSVKSTINIVREVTSLVSKFASFFGDFRLSNAISDCLDLLDLSADELTWTLTATQNPKGKNNSTGNLSADLKNYLSGALINQDTCIEGFEGTNGLVKNLVAGNLNQVSSLVRNILLMVRPVSRKNVFPSEANAKRGKPWQFSRERKLTSNEEDHNLFPSWIKRKDRRLLQASNSTKGVITDVVVALDGTGNFTRIKDAIDAAPQLSTKRFVIYIKKGIYKEYVEISKKKWNIMMIGDGIDVTIISGNRNFIDGWTTYRSATFAVKGQGFIARDITFENTSGPEKHQAVAFRSDSDLSVLFRCAVRGYQDTLYAHSMRQFYRDCTITGTVDFIFGDGTAIFQNCQILARKGLSQQKNTITAQGRKEIAETTGFTIQFCNISGEPDLLTSLNSTYTYLGRPWKTYSRTVIMQSYMSNVIRPQGWLEWNGNTSLDTLYYAEYQNYGPGAGLGGRVNWPGFHLLNDSSQASNFTVAQFLLGNSWLPPTGVKYTAGLAV